Proteins encoded together in one Astyanax mexicanus isolate ESR-SI-001 chromosome 10, AstMex3_surface, whole genome shotgun sequence window:
- the ccdc88b gene encoding coiled-coil domain containing 88A: MDGNLTEMLEEFMGSALVTWVYLFKDMVDDEGNGPFSQDYMEVNSNPHNAVQQYLRLTDGIYLNEVMRIIDPNPKVEQIYHNVHDDKILRVQNFSILNRHLRSYYQENLQQLVLMPLPNVAVLGRDPLTEGAVEELRRLLLLLLGCAVQCETKETFIQQIQSLNIETQAALALCIQEVTQDPSAVLPLQYGDVCGLEGVDMQVLLGSLARQIQTLLAQRDAHLERIVELCEHRESGKSPTVPHSGLWDNAPEGLSIQLADSKAKLRRLKQELEDKEDQILDYKQEMQTMEEELKKLQCENRALQGEVRVSRGLRDELDCLRERAARAEQLQTELKTCTHRLRSMELYRTQLKEQQQYCASLQENKALLEEQLADARARCSALRELEKDNLLLRQKLMDMEGERDVERQRVDELLEMNMGLQVEMKRHSHSADVIRSMTHSRVLQSELGSDEELQEFKSPPSPEVDLKPLSVEVDEASSLRLLGAENENAELRRRLELLQAEQEANSPEVKEALQGLTDRLTQLQDEHQNTLREFQNMKNENTTLKTSLEELKKVQRLQEKERENERSTKKVERVILRGECEGKDMARIKEAGRAEERKEDIKRPQREEGEGEEVRLRERKEEAKDEAGRKERGEAEGEKEIERQKEKSEDRSAKDKSQTDIQQPTQTEDQKEEVRELDEKLRQETLTLSAQLQKAMEEADRQAALVQELHSKLGEQIKKTQEGEQKLLLVEAESQRLRKASENLTEARKKIESLQCESMHQEEDLMRLRSQVELQKMEAAVIPQLEGERAKLERERETLKATIDCLRATVRKGDQLELTNQTLKSELERLGRSLESARRREEELEAELKESGLEVESLNRRHDQAMLEVTRLEQEKEACQSELDSQRREQRQREREMARLRQQLESTASALEHGNQRACSLELQHRRVCQELSQLKETCSKLEELQKENQQLNALNADRNTQITSITQELATERVQSQQLSNQIANLNQSLKEMDAKLKEATSQLQLQTKLSREMSEATSSTSNVATETVEESRPNRQSPTPKKESNEEANICSVNQISDRHNSLCASEDLKTSMEKPQSADTNREGQEPVSERLITLEKENGMLLRERDVLLSQLAQSQTACSQLREQLHTVQRHSICLQENCTKLQDLNTKLQVEQASLSSQHASVLARCRESEVRCATLEAESKVWQKEREESFVRVEALRRDHERLTALQQRQEAELDEQLDKYSKLKSSSRSMEAQYKDLEARHKELMESKAQLEEADRAIQLERERMERAMQERAEREKDLERLKMENDRYVNLQKEQVQSELLAQISVLRGDMSSVQLERTRLEGELSKLKEQNQQLDLNNVRLNSQYQLLTQLKGNMEEENKHLVEQNQALAKENRALMERSLESRDQHHNQQREYLDKLNELRREKQKLVEKIMDQYRVLEPGVPAPKQVKKSNWIADRMKKLIKPKGIREGQAKFIAAGSIENLADIGDAPPSSPAHIHEVDPRSAPVSPTPLRRVSSQGDTEEQPKVVVRSARRKLGSRHGWGMSRGREGAVSQSFSPGDQRPLPRGRFRTPSSALWEKEKDSSPSPSEEGRGVSGESEENLTLEHSDVSRVSSGAEDFHSSFDKPMD, from the exons GAAAATCTTCAGCAACTTGTTTTGATGCCTCTTCCGAATGTGGCTGTTTTGGGACGAGACCCTCTTACAG AGGGTGCTGTGGAGGAACTAAGAAGGCTGCTGCTGCTATTACTGGGATGTGCTGTGCAG TGTGAGACGAAGGAAACCTTTATCCAGCAAATCCAGTCACTCAACATTGAAACCCAGGCAGCTCTTGCTCTCTGCATTCAGGAG GTGACTCAGGACCCCAgtgctgtgctgccgctgcagtACGGGGATGTGTGTGGGCTGGAGGGAGTGGATATGCAGGTTCTGCTTGGTTCCCTGGCCCGACAGATTCAGACCCTACTGGCTCAGAGAGATGCACATCTTGAG AGGATTGTAGAACTGTGTGAGCATCGTGAATCTGGAAAATCCCCAACAGTGCCCCATTCGGGACTCTGGGACAACGCTCCTGAAGGACTGTCAATACAACTGGCAGACAGCAAAGCAAAATTACGTCGACTCAAACAGGaact GGAAGATAAAGAAGATCAAATTCTGGATTATAAGCAAGAAATGCAAACAATGGAAGAAGAACTAAAGAAACTACagtgtgag AACCGGGCGTTGCAGGGCGAGGTTCGTGTTAGTCGAGGGCTACGTGATGAACTGGACTGTCTGCGTGAGCGAGCAGCTAGAGCAGAGCAGCTACAGACAGAGCTGAAAACCTGCACACATCGTCTGCGCAGCATGGAGCTCTACCGCACTCAACTGAAG GAGCAGCAGCAGTACTGTGCCTCTCTGCAGGAGAACAAGGCTCTCCTGGAGGAGCAGCTAGCTGATGCACGGGCACGGTGCTCTGCTCTACGGGAGCTGGAGAAGGACAATCTTCTACTACGACAGAAACTCATGGATATGGAGGGG GAGCGGGATGTGGAGAGACAGAGGGTAGATGAGTTGTTGGAGATGAACATGGGTCTGCAGGTGGAAATGAAGCGCCACTCTCACTCTGCTGATGTCATTCGGAGTATGACTCACTCTCGAGTCCTACAGTCAGAGCTGGGGTCTGATGAAGAGCTTCAGGAGTTCAAGAGCCCTCCATCTCCTG AGGTGGACCTTAAGCCCCTGAGTGTCGAGGTGGATGAAGCATCCTCGCTGAGACTTCTGGGAGCTGAAAATGAAAACGCAGAGCTTAGAAGAAGACTGGAGCTTCTGCAGGCCGAGCAGGAG GCCAATTCCCCTGAGGTGAAAGAGGCTCTGCAGGGACTGACAGACAGACTCACACAACTGCAGGACGAGCACCAGAATACACTCAGAGAG TTTCAGAACATGAAGAATGAAAATACCACTCTGAAGACAAGCCTTGAAGAGCTGAAGAAAGTCCAGAGACtccaagagaaggagagagagaatgagaggtcAACCaaaaaagtggagagagtgattCTGAGAGGAGAGTGTGAAGGAAAAGACATGGCAAGGATAAAGGAGGCTGGCAGAGCAGAGGAAAGAAAAGAAGACATTAAGAGACCGCAGAGagaagaaggagagggagaagAGGTACGACtcagagaaagaaaagaggaggCTAAAGATGAAGcgggaaggaaagaaagaggagaagcagagggagagaaagaaattgagagacagaaagaaaaatcaGAAGACAGGTCAGCAAAGGATAAAAGCCAGACAGATATACAGCAGCCCACACAGACGGAAGATCAAAAAGAAGAGGTGAGAGAGCTAGATGAGAAGCTCAGACAGGAAACCTTGACTCTGTCTGCTCAGCTCCAGAAGGCCATGGAGGAGGCAGACCGGCAGGCAGCTCTGGTTCAGGAGCTGCACTCCAAACTTGGGGAGCAGATCAAGAAGACCCAGGAGGGAGAACAGAAACTGCTTCTTGTGGAGGCTGAGAGtcagagactgaggaaagcatCAGAGAACCTTACAGAAGCTAGAAAAAAGATAGAG AGTTTGCAGTGTGAATCTATGCACCAGGAGGAGGACCTGATGCGTCTCCGCAGTCAGGTAGAGCTGCAGAAGATGGAGGCTGCAGTAATTCCTCAGTTAGAGGGCGAGAGAGCTaaactagagagagaaagagagactctcAAGGCTACCATAGATTGTCTCAGGGCCACAGTGCGCAAG GGTGATCAGCTGGAGTTGACCAATCAGACTCTTAAATCTGAGCTTGAGCGTTTAGGGCGGAGCTTAGAATCTGCCCGCCGAAGAGAAGAGGAGTTAGAGGCTGAACTAAAGGAGTCTGGTCTTGAAGTAGAGTCTCTGAACAGAAGGCACGATCAGGCCATGCTGGAGGTCACAAGGTTGGAGCAAGAGAAGGAAGCGTGTCAGTCTGAACTGGACAGCCAGCGGCGTGAGCAGAGACAGAGGGAGCGAGAGATGGCCAGACTCAGACAGCAGCTGGAGAGCACTGCCTCAGCCCTGGAACATGGTAACCAGAGGGCCTGCAGCCTGGAGCTCCAGCACAG ACGAGTCTGTCAGGAACTCAGCCAGCTTAAAGAGACCTGCTCTAAACTGGAGGAACTGCAAAAGGAGAACCAACAGCTAAATGCCCTAAATGCTGACAGGAACACACAAATCACCTCAATAACACAG GAGCTAGCCACTGAGAGAGTCCAGTCCCAGCAGTTGTCCAATCAGATTGCCAATCTGAATCAGTCTCTTAAAGAGATGGATGCCAAGCTTAAAGAGGCCACCTCACAACTTCAGCTGCAAACTAAGCTTTCCAGAGAAATGTCTGAGGCAACTTCCTCCACATCCAATGTAGCCACAGAGACGGTAGAAGAATCTAGACCAAACAGGCAGTCTCCAACTCCAAAGAAAGAAAGCAATGAGGAGGCGAATATCTGCTCTGTGAATCAGATCTCAGACAGACACAACTCTCTCTGTGCTTCAGAGGACTTAAAAACCTCTATGGAGAAACCTCAGAGTGCTGATACCAACAGAGAGGGACAGGAGCCTGTCAGTGAGAGACTGATAACCCTGGAGAAAGAG AATGGGATGCTACTGCGAGAGCGGGACGTGTTGCTTTCACAGCTGGCCCAGTCTCAAACAGCCTGCTCTCAACTGCGAGAACAGCTGCACACAGTGCAGCGTCACTCCATCTGTCTGCAGGAGAACTGCACCAAACTACAGGACCTCAACACAAAACTGCAG GTAGAACAGGCTTCTCTAAGCTCCCAGCATGCCTCTGTGCTGGCACGGTGCAGAGAGAGTGAGGTGCGCTGTGCCACTCTGGAGGCGGAGTCTAAAGTTTGGCAGAAGGAGAGGGAAGAGTCATTTGTGCGGGTTGAGGCTTTAAGGCGGGACCATGAGAGATTGACAGCTTTGCAGCAGAGACAAGAGGCGGAGCTAGATGAACAACTGGACAAATACAGCAAGCTAAAGAGCAGCAGCCGGAGTATGGAGGCACAGTACAAGGACCTTGAGGCCAG GCATAAAGAGCTGATGGAGAGCAAAGCACAGCTGGAGGAGGCAGACAGAGCGATACAattggagagagagaggatggaaaGAGCAATGCAAGAGCgggcggagagagagaaagatctgGAGCGGCTGAAAATGGAGAACGACAG GTATGTGAACTTGCAGAAGGAGCAGGTGCAGTCAGAGTTATTGGCCCAGATATCAGTCCTGCGCGGTGACATGAGCTCAGTCCAGCTAGAGCGGACCAGATTGGAGGGTGAACTCAGCAAACTGAAAGAGCAGAACCAGCAGCTGGACCTTAACAACGTCCGCCTCAACAGCCAATACCAG cttCTTACTCAGTTAAAGGGGAATATGGAAGAGGAGAACAAGCACCTGGTGGAGCAGAACCAGGCTCTGGCTAAAGAGAACAGGGCCTTAATGGAGCGCAGCCTGGAGAGCAGAGATCAACACCACAACCAACAGAGAGAGTATCT TGATAAATTGAATGAGCTCCGCCGGGAGAAGCAGAAGTTAGTAGAAAAGATAATGGATCAGTATCGGGTTCTGGAGCCTGGCGTGCCTGCACCCAAACAAGTCAA AAAATCCAACTGGATTGCGGATCGTATGAAGAAGCTAATAAAGCCTAAAGGAATCAGAGAAGGTCAGGCCAAATTCATCGCTGCCGGCAGCATAGAGAACCTGGCAGACATCGGAGATGCACCACCCTCCTCTCCAGCGCACA TTCATGAGGTAGACCCCCGCAGTGCACCAGTTTCCCCCACACCCCTGCGGAGGGTGTCCTCTCAGGGAGATACAGAAGAACAGCCCAAAGTGGTGGTTCGGTCAGCGCGTCGTAAGCTGGGCTCCAGACACGGTTGGGGGATGAGCCGGGGCAGAGAGGGGGCCGTGTCCCAGTCCTTCAGTCCAGGAGACCAGCGTCCCCTGCCCCGCGGCCGCTTCCGCACACCGTCCTCCGCACTGTGGGAGAAGGAGAAGGACAGCAGCCCTTCACCCAGTGAGGAGGGTAGAG gtgtttcaggtgAGAGTGAAGAGAATCTTACGCTTGAGCACTCAGACGTTAGCCGTGTCTCCTCTGGAGCTGAAG ATTTCCATTCCAGCTTTGACAAACCCATGGATTAG